tttctaaaattattattttgtcatattattttgtggttttgtgtattgaaattttttgttCCAATATTTTTACCCTAATATATTAATAgtgcaaatatataaaatattattttgtttatattatttttatttaaaataaatttgtggtAAATTTTAttaccacaaataccacattcatattaccattttcatgtttacaacCTTACACTGATTATTTTTAccatcacttttaatgaagggtaaaacaCATTTATACCctttaactaatctagacttattgtttagagttgaggggtgggatagagtttttggaaagtgaaatttaggattataaaaaatatataaataaatattaaaaaatataaaaaaaatttaaaaatagtttcaaatataatacttaaaaaatataaaaagaaattttgaaaaaaaaaattcgaaaaagaaattcaaaaaaaaaattataaaaaagttcgtttgaaaaagtataattcgaaaacataaaaaaaaatttgttttattttttatttatttaaataataatttattatatatatagataacaagggtataagagtcttttgccacttaatgaagaaggtatttttgaaaatgtttttttagtggtggtaaagatgaaaagtggtaccatgaaaatggtaaacataCAATTTTCCCAACATAAAATTTCCCCTAAATTTTTTAggggaaattttatgtttaccactggTACCACTTTttatctttaccaccactaaagtgacattttcaaaaatattttcttcattaagtggcaaaagactcttatacctttgttatatatatatatatatatatatatataataaatcaatatttaaataaataaaataaaataaaaataattgaaaaaataattttttttatgttttcgaaatatactttttcaaattcgaacttttttataattttttttatatattttctttttcaaaatttctttttgaaaatcgaaaattatgtttgaaactattttttttaattttttaatactttttaagtatttatttatatatttattagaatcctaaatttcatattccaaaaatccataccccacccctcaactctaaaccctgagtctaaattagttaactttaagtctagattaattaaccctatgggtttataagtgtcttttacccttcattaaaagtgagggtaaaagtggttagtgcaAACATGAAAAGTAGTACTATGAATGTAGTATTTGTGGTAATTTcccaaatttttattattttaaaatattttagtattgttttgtgaaattatatataatttatatctatattttgaaatatggctatatataaaattttaaaatatctaatccCTCTCTTTTcgaaaataagattttctagagttttcatgtttattaagaatataataaatatttacaatttaatttacaatttatttttcaatacatttttcaataacaatccaccaataaaatttaatcaattcaaatattcataattaatgtttctcaaaagtaccttaaaaatataaaaaatctatttttgtgaaataaGAATaaactctagaaaatcttactttcagaAACGGAGTaagtattattttattgttttatggaaatctatactattaaagcaatATCTCTGATAGAATTTTTTTCCTTAGTTTTTAGAGTTATTTACAAGAGAATGTCACTCCTAAATTTATACACATCTTAACTAATTAATATCAaccaattaatttagaaaatatttcaaaacttaaaaaccaattaaattaattaaattctttctctcttttattaTTGTCTTTTTAAAACGTACCACTATATTTATTAtcctaaaaattatttacagcaatttttaaaaaatattattcactataactttttatataatattgtttttcaatttaaagtttttgataacattaaactaaacattatatatttttattaaaaataataaaaattattatgttagaaatgtttgaaaatgaaaatttagtaTGTATAACTGATATTATAAATATGCCAGAAATACCAGAATATGTAAAAACAATACCTcaataaaaaatctattaatttttataaaatcctTTAAATAAACACATCAAGAAAATTTTGGGTAATTTGTGAGAGCAAAATTATATTTGAAGAAAGATattgtcaaaaatatttttatcattgaaaactatatacatgtttaagatattaaaaatcattttaaattaatagaaGACGAAtctaaataaacaaattatactcttttgattcttatatatgtatatttatataaaactttatatatatttagaaaatttatgatatacacaaattatatatgttaacatatactatatacatgttatatatgaattcccgagtttttttgttaaaccacAGATCTGGGCCACATATAAAAACACTGCTTGAAACtcaaaacaactttttttttcttgataaaaagttataaattcatgcatattttatcaaaattatcaGCAGAAAATATCTGCGCTTAAAAAAacaggtcaaaatctagtataataTGATATTTCAAGTTGGCCTAATTTAGGactaaatttgttttattataaaaatattaactagtatttttttattgtattataaaGTTGCTATTATATAGTTTCCATTGTATTGTAGAAACCAGGCAAAACACAGAACAATTTGAGACGCAGGGCAAAACTATTGTCCAGCGGCAAACTCTTCGTCATCTTTAAAAGATGGTCTCCATTTACGGCTCTGAAAATCGTTCCTTTCGACTATTGTCTCAGACTTACGCTTCTCATCTTCACCACtcaatttttcatcaatgagaTACATCAACTCCTTCAGACCGACTCCTGTCAATGCAGAAACTCTGACATCAGGTCCACTCTTCTGTGCAGCATCTACTTTAGCCTCTTCCGGAACTTTCCATATCTCAGAGTCGCTGACATTTTCATCTTCAGACAGTAGCCATTCATCAGAGTCATCTTCttggttttggatttggtcTTCATCGACAGTTGCTTCAGAAGATGCTTCCGAAGTTTCTTCAGCTATTGAATCTTCGCTTAACTCAgcttctacttcttcttcttctcccttaGCATCATCTAGATAATGCatgtcttcctcttcttcttcttcttcttcttcataatcAATCTAACAAAAAAATCCGCGTGTGAACAATGGCGGTTGCTTCCTTACTTAAGAAGTTAAGATGGATGGTTTATTGAAAAAAAAGCTCTTACTTTATTCCAGACTTCAATCATATTCTTAAGCTTCTCTTCTGGTACTCCAATTTGATTAAGGACATGAAAGACTGTTGAACGATGCTCCTCGATATTTGGAGCTGTTGAATCAACTACATGCTGCAAGGAACAAATGTTCATTAAGACCAAGATTTCTACCGTTCTCCACTTTTAAATGTAATTCAAGACCACATTTATTAATCAAGTACTTACCAGAAGTAAATCAGCTTCTACAACTTCTTCCAGAGTCGACTGAAATGCTTCCACCAACTACGAAAAAAAGGCACGACCAAGAAAAGAGAAGTTAAAGTACTCTAAACTGAAAGATGGAATTTATGTATGTATCTATCTATTACCTGTATAGGCAGATCCGATATGAATCCAACAGTGTCACTAAAAAGCACTTTCCTTCTGAACAATATCAACTCATACGTTTCAGTAGTAGTTCAAGTATTACCGTAAAGACACAACATCCTTGACGCATATCAACCAACTTACCCAGAAGGAAGGATGGCATTCTTGAGTGTCGGATCTAAAGTTGCAAACAAGCTGCAGAAGCCAGACCAAACATTCAAAAGCTAAGAGTTCAGTTTCAAAAGATAGTTTAAAGGCATTTGTATTATACCGCTCATTGCAGTAGAGAGCAGTCCTTGTTAAAGCACTTGTCAATGTCGATTTTCCCTAacaagcaagaaaaaaaaagattaggaaGTACGTTAAAAACAGTTAGGTCGTGGCTGAGATTCCTTAATATTAAAGCACTTACAGCATTTGTGTAACCAACGACAGCAATGGTGGCTAAATTTTTACCCTCTAGACCACTTTGTCTCTTACGTGCAGCACGTTGCAATAGCCGTGTTCGTTGGGCTTCTTTGATTTGGGATAACAAGCGAAGCCTCCGGTCTGCTATTCTGGTAGATCAAGATTATGTGAGGACCATAAATGTAAGAACAGAGAGCCATCAACATTATAAATGTAATATGAGTTCGGTTAACCTTCGGCGTTGGAGCTGAAGCTCAGTTTCTCCTGCACCACCGACGAAACCAGTTCCCTTACTTGCCGCTCTCCTGCAgagtgatttcataaaaaacaaTCTCATCAACGTACCaacaatcaaaaaaaaaaaagcagagggAATACACAAAATAGCAAGTTAAAAAAACTCACCCTCGTGCACTAACAACTTCAGCTTCCCCAAACTGCCCAAAAGTCTGACGTCCATCAGTGCCACGAACTCGAACCAGCCTGCTCTTTTTGTACATCAGAGCTGCTAACTCAGCCTGTGAATGGACGAAAAAAATAGTTGTTAATCAAACTATCCTAGTATGTAAAAAGAAGGATCTTTATTGTCACAAGTACCTGGAGTTTTGCTTCCTTGGTATGCGCATGAGCGTTGAATATTTCTATAATAAGGCCTACACGATCTAGTACTGGTTTTCCCCATATTCTCTGAAGAATCAAAGACAAAGAAACAACAATTAGCTTGAACTGAaggaaaacaaacaaagaaaaacttGAGGTCTTGTGGGGTGGGGTTACCTCCAAGTTCCGTTGCTGAATTGCTGACAAAATGGCGTTAATGAAAACGGCATCAACTTCTTCCTGAGCAAGCATCAAGAGATTGTAACAACATGATCCAACTTTTCATTACATAAAGCAATAAAACAGAGACTGATAACAATTGAGATATTTAGCTGATTGCCTTGGAATCTTCAGCATTAAGATGGCATTGGATGTTGTCTACAGTCCCACGCCCGAAATAAGTATCTAACAATTGAAAACCAAATTACTCATCAGTCTCACAGGAAAATCATCGAACACTTGGAAGGCATTATTCTTGAATGACACATCTAGAAagcttcaaaaagaaaaattgaaacgGACCTACGCGAGGTTTAGACGACCTGGCAATAGGGTTTTGGACAACAACGTGAGAAGGCAGTTCCTTGTCGAAGAAATCAGATTCGAAGTAGCCATATCGCTGTTCTTCAAGCGAGTTCGCGAGGCAGAGTGCTTCGTTAAGCTTTGCCTGAAGAAACTTAGGCGGAGTTAGACGAGGCTGGACAAGGAATAGCTTGGGTGTGCTCGACGGATCTTTCGGGTACAGCAGAACGGACTCTTTTAGACCCGGTGCTTCTTCTTCGGTAGCCTTAGGCGCATGCCGCTTCGATGAAAATGGAGAAGAGAGGACACGAATGGTAGAAGGAGACGACGTTACTTGCGCGTTGGACCTAAGACGGTCCCGAGCTAGAGACAGTGTCCTCAACATCAAGAAAGAGCCGATCCAAACGACGATACTCTTGTGTTAACTGGAGAAGGTACGTTATTAGAGAGAATAAGCAAAAGGTGATTTTTGAAGCTTTTGAAATTTCTCTAGCTTAACCGATATCAAAAACAGACCTTACTGTGTTTTATCTTAATTCAGAAGTATCAAATCTGATCGTCGCCGGAACAGAACCGTGCTTCTCTTCTCGTCTGCCGGTTATTTGGTTTGTCTTCATATTTTCCCCTTTTTTGTTTATCCATATAAAACCAAAGATTTCGGTTTACTCGTTACACACATGACATATGACATAACTGCAAGTGGTTCGGTCAAAACTTACCGGACCGGGCTATATATACACTTATTTCGGTTTGGCTATGAATTAGTCATCTCCGTTTGGTTGCCCAGCTTGCGGATCCGGTTAGAATGGGTTTGGTATTTGGTTAATTTGTtaactaaaaatttattaaactaacggaagttttgttttcagtttaatCTTCGTTAAAATTTTAGGATCTTTTATTGAATTTATTGAACTTCattattttggtttaaaatttggCAAGTtcaatttgaatttttcttaaaatgggTATTATCCTTCAGACTATGGAAAACCAAATTAACTGAtttccaaaccaaactaaaccattTTTAATCTACCAAACATAATAAACGAACATGAACCAAAAACCgaaatttggtttggttcggtcgAATCCCAGCCCTACCTCTTCACCAGTCAAGCCTTAGATCATCTCGAGAAACTAAAAACGGTGTTGACTCAGGTTTATGGAGAAAGAGACCTGCAACTTTATATCTTAGCAAAGAGACCAAAACAAGCACAAAATCGAAGTAATGTAATGAAACAAAGCAAATAAACATGAACTGCGTTTGAAACTTGAAGTAATAATGTCAAAATGCTTTAGCTCTACTTCGTTCACCTCCCCACTTATGCTTATGACGATCACCTGTTCCTTTCTTCTTCCCTTCTTTACTCCCTTTAGGTTTAGCTTTCTCTATCAAATCCTCCTCACCTCTCCTCTTATACATCTTAAAActcatctctctctcacttGCCATCTTCATCACCTTCTCTGTTATCTCTGCCGCGATCGTCCTATTGTACAGTTTATTCAACCCTTTCATGAGCTTCACATAAGTATCAGGCTGCGGCATCAAGTCCATCTCCATCATATCCAGACAATACGAACACGCCTCCTTCACGTGACCTCTCGCCAACAAAGCATGGATCCATATTGTCCACGCCGCTACATTCAGCTCACAAGAAGAGCTTTTGTTCGATATGCAACTCCAAACATCTTTCGCTATTTCCACCCTATCATCTCTAACAAGAGTGTTCAGCAGTGTCTTCAACGTTCCATACTGAGGCGCAGAGAATATCCCTCGGCTTACCATTTCTTTGAAGTGATCGCATGCTTCAACAAGATAACCTTGGCTTGTAAACCCGTTGATCATAATAACAAACGTATCAGCTCCAGGGCTTAAACCATTAGTAGCTTCCATTTCATTCCATAACCTAACCGCTTCTTTCACTTCTCCTAACTTACACGCCAATCTGATCACTACATTGTAGATAAGAAGATCAGGATGACAACCTCTCTCCTTCATCTTCTCAATCAACTCCAAACACTCCTCAAACTGTTCCTTCTTCTCATGAGCCACCATTATCTGCATATACGTTACCTGCGACGGCACAACTCCTTTCTTTCCCATATCATCTAAAACACTATAACCCTTATCAATCATCCCCCACTTACAAAACCCACTAATCAACGCAGTGTAAGTCACTATATCAGCCTCGCATCCATACCTCTCCATCTCAACAAAAACCCGCATCGCCTCATCCATCCTCTTCTCCATCTTACACAACGCCTGGATCAAAACCGTATAACAATTCGCGTTAGGCTCAAACCCTCTCCTCCTCATATCCTTCATAAGATCATACGCATCCGCCATTTTACCAGCGTGAGCATAGCCACTAAGCAAGTTAGTGAAAACAACAATGTCAGGCTCAAGCCCTGCTTCCTTCATCTGAACCAAAACATTCTTAGCTTCAATCAACTTCCCTTCCCTACACCAACCGTACAACAACGAAGTGAAACACCTTAGATTCGGAGGAAACCTCTCTCTCATATCTTCACACAGCTTCGAGGCATCCTTGACACTACCGTTCTTGCACAAGGCATCTAACAAGCTTCCGAAAACGAACTCATCAGGCTCAATCCCGTACTTGGGCATTTCGTCGAGCACCTCGACTGCTTTCTTCGCCATGTTAGCTGAAGCAAACCTCCGCATCAGTACAACGAAGAGCTCCGCCTCGATCAAGTGAGGATTCTCGTTCTTCATCTCTTCGAGCAAAGCCCAGACAGCTCCAAATTGACGCATTTTACTGAGAATCTTCACCATCGATTTGCACACTTGGTAGCTGTGGCGATAATCAGGTTGCTTCGATGCCCAGATAAAGAATCTGTAACCTAGATTCCCAGCATCGCCGCAACGATTCAGCACTTGGACGATTAGCCCGGGTTGAAGATCGATACTTGATTCGTTGAGAGCAAGCTCCAACTTCGGAACCCTAGAATGGTAGTTTCGTAATATTCTATAGATTTTCTCGACGTCTCCAGCGAGTTCATCCTCGTGCTTaccttcgtattggttattctTTAGAGAAACCAATCCAGAGTCATGTCTGAGAACTCTGGAAATGTGAAACCTTTTGGTGATGAGATCGATTCGCGAATGTGCTTGAGAAGATGGTAAGAGAAGACGGCGTCTGCTGAGGCAAAGATCGAGTATGGTTGAGAATCTACGCATCTCTCTGTTTCTCACTCTAAACTGTGTCGTTCGGTCTTATCCActttcttccttctctttaGGCATGGgccgcacccgaacccgatccgaaaaacccgaaccaaaatccgaaccaaagtagcaaaatatccgaacggatatTGAGTTGGGAAAGTTTGGATATCCGAATccaaacgggtaatatccgaattcgaatggatatccgaagataaccgaacatatgtataattaatcttatatttttagtttacttctctcattgtattcaaaatatttatattaatgttatacataGCTTAATATCagataaaatacatataattatggattGTTACTCACTTAAAAAACTTTTCAAGCTTCTTGTTTTGTGCATTAACAAAAATTgtattcaaaatttcaaaacaataatcaaattagtgtcttttcttttagttttaaatttatatttaaatctattaatcatttaatttaTTAGCTATGTTTGGAAGTAGAAACTCTTTTAGCTTGTTTCGGTTTGTTTGCTTAATCTATGAACTTTGTTGATGTTTTCACTATGTTTTTGGACAGATTAGTGTTGTTTTGTTCTCATTTCATGTGTTTTAAGACTATTTCTATCCCTGTTCGAAACTACGTTAGACGCTAGTCGGGCGGTAACCCCGGGCCTATCGAGTTACtaaaaaatcggggattaatcggaGTATACGCGGGGCctagtttaattattattttattttattataatatttaaaataaatataaaatataaatatattagaatttaatagtttttgtatgttattattgaaattaattattgattttaaaaatttaattgttaGCAATACAATTAAAACACAAATTAAtctagattttgaatttttattatacgtatacatgtatatatattaacatatgcGCAAAAGTACAAAGCATTCAATGTCTCCTAGTGGCCAAAGCATGTCAGTTTCTTCGAATAACCCGCGGGTTCGACGTCTCCTTCTTACGTTTCAATTATTTCGCATTATTACTATCAAAATGGACAAAAGTCCCACATCGCTTAGATGCAACAAGAGAGGCCAAATATCACTATATATAGAATACAAACATGTAGGAGAAAGGTAAAGTAGTTGGGCTGCCTGATCTTTGGAAGCCCGATAAATACTTTCATAAGTAAAACTTTTGGCCTGTTTAATCCTCAACTGGGCCGATTAATCGGTTAATGGACCGATTAATCGGTTAATGGGCCGATTAATCGTTTAAATGGGCCGCATAATTGGTCTCCGATTTTGTTGGCCGATTGTGGTAAAGTCGCTGCGGCTGATGTCCGAATTGCGCCTAagcggccgcctaggcggctaggcggccgCGTTTTTGAACAGGGATTTCTATTATTAGGAATGATTTGAAGACATAACAAAACattcatttcaattttttttatgtctcGAGTTCGGATATATACGAAATTACCCGAACCCGAAGtgaaaatatccgaacccgatccgaagttagaaaatacccgaacgggttttATACTCCTATACCAAAATACCCGAATATccaaaatacccgatccgaacccgaaagtcCACCTCTACTTCTCTTCTTATAAGGCTTTCTCCTTTTCTTAATGAGTTCACACTAAAAAAACAATTCTTGGACAAAGAAGCTTATCGATGACTGAACCGGGTATGCCTTTGAGTTGTTTGATAAAATGATTGAGAGAGAGATGATGTAGCGGTTTTGAACGTTATGATTCAAATCTCAAAGATCTCTAGAAACACAAGAATTATAAagaataatttttctttattagctttagaaactactcaaaactaaagctctcaatgTTTCTCTTAGATCCCTTATGGAACACCTCTCCGTAAGATctctatttatatgaaagacaattatctttaacatgtgggatatggaaaacacaaacctaacctaaatagaaacttcattttcctatttataggtttccttattgtgtttatcttaacatattaaacatctaataatatgttaagtttccacaagcttggaattatccaacattcagccccttaattccaacttgaattagGGAGATCAATTTTTTGAACTCCGATTAAGCTCCTCACTTGCTTGAACATAATCCTTGCTAATGGCTTGGTAAGGATGTCGGCCTTTTGCTCAACACCCAGCACATGCTCCACTTCGATCTGCCCGTTCTCCACACACTCACGAATGAAGTGATACTTCTTGAGTACGTGcttactccttccatggaaaacTGAATTCTTTGTTAGACAAATAGCTGATTTGTTGTCAATCCTAAGCTTAACCTTCTCACCTTCTTTGCTTAGTATCTCACTCAACAACTCCTTGATCCATATAGCTTGCTTCGCTGCTTTTGTTGCTGCCATGAACTCTGCTTTGCATGATGACAATGCAACCGTCTGCTGCTTCTGCGATGTCTAAGTGATCAGTGATGAACCGTAGTAGAATGCAGGTCCTGACGTGCTCCTCCCGTCATCGAGATCAACGTTGTGACTGTTGTCACTATAACCAACGACACTCCTTGACCCATCTCTCTTGAAGAACAGACCGAAGTTTGATGTTCCTTTCACATACCTCAATATGTGTTTGATGGCTTGTCCGTGAGAGTctttcggattgtgcatgtaTCTGCTAAGAAGACCTACTGCGTAACACAGGTCAGGTCTTGTGTGAAGCAGATACCTCAAACATCCTATGATTCTTCTGAACTCTGTAGCATCTATCTCTCGTTCATCTTCAGCTTTTGAGATCTTCAAATTCGCCTACATTGGAATTTGAGTTGTGCTAAACGCTTCCATCTTTGTGTCACGCAAGATTCCTTGAGCATACCTCTCTTGTTTTATTCTGATTCTGTCTGCTCCTTGAATCACCTCTATGCCAAGGTAGTACATTAGGTTACCTTGATCTGACATCTCGAACTTCTTAGACATCTCCTCCTTGAATTTCCTAATCACCTTAAGCGAAGTTCCTGTCACAAATAGATCATCAACGTAGATGGCTATGATCAAGACGTCTATTCCTTCAGTCTTGCGGTACACTGATGGTTCCTTCGTGCACTTCTCAAatctcatctccttgagaacctgATCGAGTTTCACATTCCATGCCATGGGTGTCTGGCGTAACCCATACAAAGCCTTGTGTAACACATAAACTCGATCCTCTTGTCCTTTCTTTTCGAAACCTTCGGGTTGAGTTACATACACTAACTCCTTTAGATCTCCATTCAAGAAAGCGGTCTTCACGTCCATGTGATGTATCTCCCAACTGTTTGTTGTTGCGGGTGCTATTAAGAGCCGAATAGTTTCAAGTCGTGCCACTGGTGCAAACACTTCATCGAAGTTTATTCCTTCTCTTTGTACATAGCCTTTTGTCACAAGTCTCGCCTTATACTTGCTCACTGTACCATCCACCTTTCTCTTTATCTTGTAGATCCACTTTAACCCTATAGGTTTCACTCCAGTCGGTCTATCCACAAGCTCCCAtgtcttgtttcttgtgatagACTCCAACTCGGACACCATCGCTTCAACCCATTCTCGTACGTGTTCAGCTTCAAAATAGTTCTCTGGCTCGTCATCCACTGTGAGCAACAGCATTACACTTTCTTGATATGCAAGTAACACATAATCATCGAGATGTCTTGGTTTTGTTATGGTTCGGCCTTGTCTAGTCACCAACGGTTGTCCTCCACCGTCTTGGTTTGCATTGTGAtctgcatcttcttcttcttcatcatcttggtTTATAGCTTCATGTCCATGATCATCACCTTGATCATTACCTTCTTCTATATCACCC
The window above is part of the Brassica napus cultivar Da-Ae chromosome C8, Da-Ae, whole genome shotgun sequence genome. Proteins encoded here:
- the LOC106448376 gene encoding pentatricopeptide repeat-containing protein At3g49730; this translates as MRRFSTILDLCLSRRRLLLPSSQAHSRIDLITKRFHISRVLRHDSGLVSLKNNQYEGKHEDELAGDVEKIYRILRNYHSRVPKLELALNESSIDLQPGLIVQVLNRCGDAGNLGYRFFIWASKQPDYRHSYQVCKSMVKILSKMRQFGAVWALLEEMKNENPHLIEAELFVVLMRRFASANMAKKAVEVLDEMPKYGIEPDEFVFGSLLDALCKNGSVKDASKLCEDMRERFPPNLRCFTSLLYGWCREGKLIEAKNVLVQMKEAGLEPDIVVFTNLLSGYAHAGKMADAYDLMKDMRRRGFEPNANCYTVLIQALCKMEKRMDEAMRVFVEMERYGCEADIVTYTALISGFCKWGMIDKGYSVLDDMGKKGVVPSQVTYMQIMVAHEKKEQFEECLELIEKMKERGCHPDLLIYNVVIRLACKLGEVKEAVRLWNEMEATNGLSPGADTFVIMINGFTSQGYLVEACDHFKEMVSRGIFSAPQYGTLKTLLNTLVRDDRVEIAKDVWSCISNKSSSCELNVAAWTIWIHALLARGHVKEACSYCLDMMEMDLMPQPDTYVKLMKGLNKLYNRTIAAEITEKVMKMASEREMSFKMYKRRGEEDLIEKAKPKGSKEGKKKGTGDRHKHKWGGERSRAKAFHKSIVVWIGSFLMLRTLSLARDRLRSNAQVTSSPSTIRVLSSPFSSKRHAPKATEEEAPGLKESVLLYPKDPSSTPKLFLVQPRLTPPKFLQAKLNEALCLANSLEEQRYGYFESDFFDKELPSHVVVQNPIARSSKPRVDTYFGRGTVDNIQCHLNAEDSKEEVDAVFINAILSAIQQRNLERIWGKPVLDRVGLIIEIFNAHAHTKEAKLQAELAALMYKKSRLVRVRGTDGRQTFGQFGEAEVVSARGRAASKGTGFVGGAGETELQLQRRRIADRRLRLLSQIKEAQRTRLLQRAARKRQSGLEGKNLATIAVVGYTNAGKSTLTSALTRTALYCNERLFATLDPTLKNAILPSGRKVLFSDTVGFISDLPIQLVEAFQSTLEEVVEADLLLHVVDSTAPNIEEHRSTVFHVLNQIGVPEEKLKNMIEVWNKIDYEEEEEEEEEDMHYLDDAKGEEEEVEAELSEDSIAEETSEASSEATVDEDQIQNQEDDSDEWLLSEDENVSDSEIWKVPEEAKVDAAQKSGPDVRVSALTGVGLKELMYLIDEKLSGEDEKRKSETIVERNDFQSRKWRPSFKDDEEFAAGQ